A window of the Chloroflexota bacterium genome harbors these coding sequences:
- a CDS encoding proteasome accessory factor PafA2 family protein encodes MNRPVGIETEYGLNCEGFAGPPDFAFESAMLIHAAPLPVAFRGWDYTDEDPRRDLRGTRVDALARDPNDLLGSTAQSSRMSREELLADTVLLNGARLYNDHNHPEYCTDACRTVTDLVAQDRAGEALMHAAEQAHNARLDGGRVRLVKNNTDYHGRSYGCHENYLTLRAVPLDDLIDALVPFLATRQVFAGAGRVGIEDGDAGALQLSQRADFFETVVGINTTARRPIFNTRDEPHADRSRYRRLHVIAGDANRSEWATGMKAATTALVLDAVETGWRAPIRLRDPVKAVREVSHDLSLGAGIQLDDGRLASPLNIQWWWLDACERLRGRDAETDWVLDEWRQVLDDLRSDPSAAADRVDWAAKLALLRELSPGPDAARRIDFGYHLLDPALSVHQWLADRGRMRTLVTPAQVEAARTTPPSGTRAAVRGRLLARFGQAITAMEWDRVHLHHNGVGVTVRLDEVAGPGIDRLSALVEEAATIDDVVAALDAEGG; translated from the coding sequence ATGAACCGGCCGGTCGGCATCGAGACGGAATACGGCCTCAACTGCGAGGGATTTGCCGGACCGCCCGACTTTGCGTTCGAGTCGGCGATGCTGATTCATGCGGCGCCACTGCCGGTGGCGTTTCGCGGCTGGGACTACACCGACGAGGACCCGCGGCGCGACCTGCGCGGCACCCGCGTGGACGCCCTGGCGCGCGATCCGAACGACCTCCTCGGCTCCACGGCCCAGAGCTCGCGCATGTCCCGCGAAGAGCTGCTGGCCGACACCGTGCTGCTGAACGGCGCGCGGCTCTACAACGATCACAACCACCCCGAGTACTGCACCGACGCCTGCCGCACCGTGACAGACCTAGTGGCGCAGGACCGCGCGGGCGAGGCGCTGATGCACGCGGCGGAGCAGGCCCACAACGCGCGGCTGGACGGCGGCCGGGTGCGGCTGGTCAAGAACAACACGGACTATCACGGGCGCAGCTATGGCTGCCACGAGAACTACCTGACGCTGCGCGCGGTGCCGCTCGACGACCTCATCGACGCCCTGGTGCCCTTCCTGGCCACGCGCCAGGTCTTTGCCGGCGCGGGGCGCGTGGGCATCGAAGACGGCGACGCGGGTGCACTGCAGCTGTCCCAACGCGCCGACTTTTTCGAAACGGTGGTGGGCATCAATACAACGGCACGCCGGCCCATTTTCAACACGCGCGACGAGCCGCATGCTGACCGTAGCCGCTACCGACGGCTTCACGTGATCGCGGGCGACGCCAATCGCAGTGAGTGGGCCACAGGAATGAAGGCGGCGACGACCGCGCTGGTGCTCGATGCGGTCGAGACCGGATGGCGGGCGCCTATCCGGCTGCGCGATCCCGTTAAGGCTGTTCGGGAGGTCTCGCACGATCTCTCGCTGGGCGCGGGTATCCAGCTCGACGACGGTCGGCTGGCATCACCCCTGAACATTCAATGGTGGTGGCTCGACGCCTGCGAGCGCTTGCGGGGACGCGACGCCGAAACGGATTGGGTGCTGGATGAGTGGCGACAGGTGCTGGACGACCTGCGAAGCGACCCGAGCGCCGCCGCCGACCGAGTCGACTGGGCAGCCAAGCTGGCCCTCCTGCGGGAGCTAAGCCCAGGCCCCGATGCCGCGCGGCGCATCGACTTTGGGTATCACCTGCTCGACCCGGCGCTCAGCGTGCATCAGTGGCTGGCGGATCGGGGACGCATGCGCACGCTGGTGACGCCGGCGCAGGTTGAGGCAGCCCGCACCACACCGCCGTCAGGCACCCGGGCCGCCGTACGGGGCAGGTTGCTGGCGAGGTTCGGCCAGGCAATCACGGCTATGGAGTGGGATCGGGTGCACTTGCACCACAATGGCGTTGGCGTCACGGTGCGGCTGGACGAGGTCGCCGGACCCGGCATCGACCGGCTTAGCGCCCTGGTTGAAGAAGCCGCAACCATCGATGATGTAGTGGCCGCGCTTGACGCCGAAGGAGGATGA
- a CDS encoding type II toxin-antitoxin system prevent-host-death family antitoxin — protein MGIIYSTYEAKARFAEVMRQVREGKTVTVSYRGEPVAEIRPLQPEPATIEERLEDLERRGVLVRSSLARRPLQVVARRPGAVERFLTERNE, from the coding sequence ATGGGCATTATCTATTCGACCTATGAAGCCAAGGCGCGCTTTGCCGAGGTCATGCGGCAGGTGCGCGAGGGGAAGACGGTCACGGTGTCGTATCGCGGCGAGCCGGTAGCCGAAATCCGACCGCTCCAGCCGGAACCGGCCACGATCGAGGAACGGCTGGAGGATCTGGAGCGGCGTGGCGTCCTGGTTCGATCGAGCCTGGCGCGTCGCCCGCTGCAGGTGGTGGCCCGTCGTCCCGGCGCCGTGGAGCGGTTTCTCACCGAGCGGAACGAGTGA
- a CDS encoding MarR family transcriptional regulator: MSTRSQSNGKTDLVIHRVLIGSHQVSEYLNSACERAGVSLPLARALQFLAEAEGPVTPTELSRELGRSPAATSELVKRLVNSEQITADIDPNDRRSFQLALTSRGHSKWQGVRAELEAAEAYITRRYGKRQLTELAGAIDDLAAALNGAASA; this comes from the coding sequence ATGAGCACGCGAAGCCAAAGCAACGGAAAAACGGACCTCGTCATCCACCGGGTTCTGATTGGGTCCCATCAGGTTTCCGAGTACCTCAACTCGGCCTGCGAGCGGGCGGGCGTGTCGCTGCCGCTGGCGCGTGCATTGCAGTTCCTGGCCGAGGCCGAAGGCCCGGTCACGCCCACGGAGCTCTCGCGCGAGCTCGGTCGCAGCCCGGCGGCCACCTCCGAGTTGGTGAAGCGGCTTGTCAACAGCGAGCAGATCACCGCGGACATCGACCCCAATGACCGTCGCTCGTTTCAGCTGGCGCTCACCAGCCGTGGCCACTCCAAGTGGCAGGGCGTGCGCGCGGAGCTCGAGGCCGCGGAGGCATACATTACTCGCCGCTATGGCAAGCGACAGTTGACGGAGCTTGCCGGCGCCATCGACGACTTGGCCGCCGCGCTCAACGGCGCCGCATCAGCCTAG
- a CDS encoding type II toxin-antitoxin system VapB family antitoxin, with translation MSLNIKNEETCRLARELAQLTGETMTGAITVALEERLERERRERSVEERLRDMRAIAARCASQLGDGPSAADHGDLLYDERGLPK, from the coding sequence ATGAGCCTCAACATCAAGAACGAAGAGACCTGCCGCCTGGCGCGCGAGTTGGCGCAGCTGACGGGGGAGACCATGACCGGTGCGATTACGGTTGCGCTGGAGGAGCGTCTAGAGCGCGAGCGGCGCGAACGCAGCGTCGAAGAGCGCCTGCGGGACATGCGCGCGATTGCCGCGCGTTGTGCCAGCCAGCTTGGCGACGGTCCATCCGCCGCTGATCACGGCGACTTGCTCTATGACGAGCGGGGCCTGCCGAAGTGA
- a CDS encoding type II toxin-antitoxin system PemK/MazF family toxin, whose product MVVERGEVWWADLAEPRGSEPGFRRPVLIIQADSFNRSRLRTVIAVALTTNMRLLDAPGNVLVPGADVGLPRDSVANATQVVTLDRDYLVERAGQAPRRLLSRIAAGVRLVLDL is encoded by the coding sequence GTGGTAGTCGAGCGCGGCGAGGTGTGGTGGGCCGACCTGGCCGAGCCGCGCGGCTCCGAGCCCGGATTTCGGCGTCCCGTCCTCATCATCCAGGCCGATTCGTTCAACCGCAGCCGGCTGCGCACAGTGATCGCTGTGGCCCTCACGACGAACATGCGCTTGCTCGACGCCCCCGGCAACGTCCTGGTTCCCGGTGCGGACGTGGGCCTTCCCAGGGATTCGGTGGCCAACGCGACCCAAGTCGTAACGCTGGATCGCGACTATCTGGTCGAGCGGGCCGGCCAAGCCCCAAGGCGGCTGCTGTCCCGGATCGCGGCCGGCGTGCGCCTGGTTCTTGATCTGTGA
- a CDS encoding ornithine cyclodeaminase family protein, with product MARYLTEADVDRLADMDLALRTVEASFERQGRGTSANVGRRRARTAQGALQLMGAADPELGAMGAKLYPTVPGGRISFVVVLFDAASGALSAVIEAGRLSGLRTGAASGVSVKYLAPPEVEAIGIIGSGRQARTQLEAVCAVRPSARVRVYSRNPANVERLIAEVSPTLDVDLEPAATAEAAVRGAQVVITATNATDPVVEADWLERGAHVIAMGTNHPQHRELDSAAVARADRIFVDDLEGAKIECGDLICAVEDGAFQWGEAVEFGQVVAGRAPGRTSPDEITLFESQGIALWDIALGQVVLERAEAADVGIPVGE from the coding sequence ATGGCGAGGTACCTGACCGAAGCGGACGTCGATCGCCTGGCCGATATGGACCTGGCGCTGCGCACCGTCGAGGCGTCGTTCGAGCGGCAGGGTCGCGGCACGTCGGCGAACGTCGGTCGCCGACGAGCGCGCACGGCGCAGGGCGCGCTGCAACTCATGGGCGCGGCCGATCCCGAGCTCGGCGCCATGGGCGCCAAGCTTTATCCGACCGTTCCCGGCGGGCGCATCAGCTTCGTGGTTGTGCTGTTCGATGCGGCCAGCGGGGCATTGAGCGCGGTCATCGAAGCCGGACGTCTCAGCGGTCTTCGCACCGGCGCCGCGAGCGGTGTCTCGGTGAAGTATCTGGCGCCGCCCGAGGTTGAAGCCATTGGCATCATCGGCTCGGGCCGGCAGGCGCGAACGCAGCTCGAGGCCGTGTGCGCGGTGCGACCGTCGGCGCGGGTGCGGGTCTACTCGCGAAATCCGGCCAACGTTGAGCGGCTCATCGCCGAGGTGTCGCCCACGCTCGATGTCGACTTGGAGCCCGCCGCCACGGCAGAGGCGGCAGTGCGCGGCGCGCAGGTCGTCATCACGGCCACCAACGCCACCGACCCCGTCGTCGAGGCCGACTGGCTTGAACGCGGCGCCCACGTCATCGCCATGGGCACCAACCATCCACAGCATCGCGAACTGGACAGCGCCGCGGTTGCCCGCGCCGACCGCATCTTCGTCGACGATCTGGAAGGCGCGAAGATTGAGTGCGGCGACCTGATCTGCGCCGTCGAGGATGGGGCCTTCCAGTGGGGCGAGGCAGTCGAGTTCGGCCAGGTGGTGGCCGGGCGCGCGCCCGGTCGCACGAGCCCCGACGAGATCACGCTGTTCGAGTCGCAGGGCATCGCCTTGTGGGACATCGCGCTCGGCCAGGTCGTGCTCGAACGCGCCGAAGCCGCGGACGTCGGAATCCCCGTCGGGGAATAG
- a CDS encoding type II toxin-antitoxin system HicB family antitoxin: MNLLVVFERDEDGWEAVSCPTLPGCHSQGRTRDEALANIREAIRGYLASMREHGEPLPASSEFQVLEVSVA, encoded by the coding sequence CTGAACCTGCTGGTGGTCTTCGAGCGCGACGAGGACGGCTGGGAGGCGGTGAGCTGTCCCACGCTTCCGGGATGCCATAGCCAGGGTCGGACGCGAGACGAGGCGCTCGCCAATATCCGCGAGGCCATTCGCGGCTACCTGGCGAGCATGCGTGAGCACGGGGAGCCTCTGCCCGCCTCGTCCGAGTTCCAGGTCCTGGAAGTCTCCGTCGCCTAG
- a CDS encoding proteasome accessory factor PafA2 family protein: protein MKDALFGTEIEYASAGEFPPSRAATMVKNVIFAERRFGIIDPAPREWDEAPGNGGFLFNGARLYLDSGHIEYATAECRTLDDIVEQENAADAILLDAVESQELNRRLFFIKNNTDYLGNTFGYHENYAVRRSPLSLDMATGLMPFLTTRQLYAGAGMTISDRDDGGLPFHISQRAAFVTIDMSQRVRFGGRPIVNLRDEPLADDAGLRRLHVIVGDANRSEFATALKIGSTALVAQLLESGWSPDLALHAPVQTLKEISSNPAGPWSVELADGHSVSALDIQRIYQDAAERAFRGRDSDTDWTLDAWAECLDGLETDPTMLVGKVDWVTKLEQLRRFADDSPDGWADPDLVKVDLSYHHIDPTVSLFAELQRRGVAPRRTQGDVNPLAVPSGTRARARGRIVRALVDAQADTLIDWKDVHRNLGALTNWNDQLFLVYQYIEDWHELDAYGGWDVIPYLIDWTGIGVRGKLCELPNPFESYTAAAEEFADKLGGYLRP from the coding sequence ATGAAGGACGCGCTGTTCGGCACGGAGATCGAGTACGCCAGCGCCGGCGAGTTTCCGCCGTCGCGGGCCGCGACGATGGTCAAGAACGTGATCTTCGCCGAGCGCCGCTTCGGCATCATCGACCCGGCGCCACGGGAGTGGGACGAAGCCCCGGGGAACGGCGGCTTCCTGTTCAATGGCGCGCGGCTCTACCTGGACTCCGGCCACATCGAATACGCCACCGCCGAGTGCCGCACGCTGGACGACATCGTGGAGCAGGAGAACGCGGCGGACGCCATCCTGCTCGACGCGGTGGAGAGCCAGGAGCTGAATCGCCGCCTGTTCTTCATCAAGAACAACACGGACTACCTGGGCAACACCTTCGGCTACCACGAGAACTACGCCGTGCGGCGCAGCCCGCTCAGTCTCGACATGGCGACGGGGCTGATGCCCTTCCTGACCACGCGCCAGCTCTACGCCGGCGCCGGCATGACGATCAGCGATCGGGACGACGGCGGCTTGCCATTTCACATCTCGCAGCGGGCGGCGTTCGTGACCATCGATATGAGCCAGCGCGTCCGCTTTGGCGGTCGGCCCATCGTCAATCTGCGCGACGAGCCGCTGGCCGACGACGCGGGGCTGCGGCGGCTGCACGTGATCGTGGGCGACGCCAACCGCAGCGAGTTCGCCACCGCGCTGAAGATCGGCTCAACGGCGCTCGTGGCGCAACTCCTCGAAAGCGGCTGGAGTCCGGATCTGGCGCTGCACGCGCCGGTGCAGACGCTCAAGGAGATCTCAAGCAATCCGGCCGGCCCGTGGTCGGTTGAGTTGGCGGACGGCCATAGCGTGTCGGCACTCGACATCCAGCGCATCTATCAGGACGCCGCCGAGCGCGCCTTCCGCGGGCGCGACAGCGACACCGACTGGACCCTGGACGCCTGGGCCGAGTGTCTGGACGGCCTAGAAACCGACCCGACGATGCTGGTGGGCAAGGTCGACTGGGTGACCAAGCTCGAGCAGCTGCGGCGCTTCGCCGACGACTCGCCCGACGGCTGGGCCGATCCCGATCTGGTGAAGGTGGACCTGTCCTATCACCACATCGATCCCACGGTGAGCCTCTTTGCCGAATTGCAGCGCCGTGGCGTGGCGCCCCGCCGCACGCAGGGGGACGTGAATCCGCTCGCGGTGCCCTCCGGCACGCGGGCGCGCGCCCGCGGCCGCATCGTGCGGGCGCTGGTCGACGCGCAGGCCGACACGCTTATCGACTGGAAGGACGTCCACCGCAACCTCGGCGCGCTGACGAACTGGAACGACCAACTCTTTCTTGTCTACCAGTACATCGAGGACTGGCACGAACTCGACGCCTACGGGGGCTGGGACGTCATCCCCTACCTGATCGACTGGACCGGCATCGGGGTGCGCGGAAAGCTCTGCGAGCTGCCCAATCCATTCGAGAGCTACACCGCCGCCGCGGAGGAGTTCGCCGACAAGCTCGGCGGGTATCTGCGCCCCTAG
- a CDS encoding type II toxin-antitoxin system VapC family toxin, which translates to MIVDPSALLAVLFGEPDAQRFDEAIARAPRCRMSAVGFLEAAIVLESRSGPVAGNELDAFLQAAEIELVPVTPDHARAARVAWRRFGKGNHLAGLNFGDCFSYALAEAAREPLLFKGADFALTDVKAA; encoded by the coding sequence GTGATCGTCGATCCCTCAGCCTTGCTGGCGGTGCTGTTTGGCGAGCCGGACGCGCAGCGCTTTGACGAGGCGATAGCACGGGCGCCGCGCTGCCGGATGTCGGCCGTCGGATTCCTGGAGGCGGCCATCGTCCTGGAGAGCCGTAGCGGCCCTGTGGCTGGGAACGAGCTCGATGCGTTCCTGCAAGCAGCGGAGATTGAGCTGGTCCCGGTCACCCCCGACCACGCGCGGGCCGCGCGCGTGGCCTGGCGGCGGTTCGGCAAGGGCAACCACCTGGCGGGACTGAACTTCGGCGACTGTTTCAGCTATGCGCTGGCGGAGGCTGCGCGCGAGCCGTTGCTGTTCAAGGGCGCGGACTTCGCGCTAACCGATGTCAAGGCGGCCTGA
- the fabZ gene encoding 3-hydroxyacyl-ACP dehydratase FabZ, with protein MTEPPLDRAAIEAVIPHREPFLFVDRIVEIEYGRRAVGYIDDIGSLQANVLRGHFPGFPVMPGVIIVEALAQVGGVAALGLPENSDKIAMLTGLDKWKFRTPARPGDQVRLETELLRVRANFGRGRGRATIGDQLVAEGEISFAIVDRPEEWGR; from the coding sequence ATGACGGAACCGCCGCTGGACCGCGCCGCGATCGAGGCGGTGATTCCCCATCGGGAGCCGTTTCTCTTCGTCGACCGCATTGTGGAGATCGAGTACGGCCGGCGGGCCGTGGGCTACATCGACGACATCGGGTCGCTGCAGGCGAACGTCTTGCGGGGGCACTTTCCCGGGTTTCCGGTGATGCCGGGCGTGATCATCGTCGAGGCGCTGGCGCAGGTCGGCGGGGTGGCGGCGCTCGGGCTGCCCGAGAATTCCGACAAGATCGCCATGCTCACCGGACTGGACAAGTGGAAGTTTCGCACGCCAGCGCGTCCGGGCGACCAGGTGCGGCTGGAGACGGAGCTGCTGCGGGTGCGCGCCAACTTCGGGCGTGGGCGGGGACGGGCGACCATCGGCGATCAGCTCGTCGCCGAGGGCGAGATCAGCTTCGCCATCGTGGACCGGCCCGAGGAGTGGGGCCGGTAG
- a CDS encoding ribbon-helix-helix domain-containing protein produces the protein MKVAISLPDDLFESADALADALGMSRSELYATAVAEHLAKHRDQDVTSRLNQVYGEQPSGLAPELRQAQGRSLTADGW, from the coding sequence ATGAAAGTTGCCATCTCGCTCCCCGATGACCTCTTCGAGTCCGCCGACGCGCTGGCGGACGCATTGGGAATGTCCCGCAGCGAGCTGTACGCCACCGCCGTCGCGGAGCACCTTGCAAAGCACCGGGATCAAGACGTGACGTCGCGCCTGAACCAGGTCTACGGCGAGCAGCCGAGCGGGCTGGCACCCGAGCTCAGACAAGCCCAGGGACGCAGTCTGACCGCCGACGGGTGGTAG
- a CDS encoding GRP family sugar transporter has translation MSFRPSHKGFATRGAAADHAANAMGFLVAHILFVVGFALALRRAQTRGYDFFLMTGTNYATGLVIGVAWLAVAGTATVDAPTVLLGIVQGARFSLAVVAIYLLLVRTGVGITFVLLRMSVIVPTVASIVWFGERPDPPTVVGIALLLAALPLLTRSGRSEDARLRVWWYWPVVIGTLSVTGAGLIAAKAFVEVAPIENLPLYATSTFAAATAIALATYLMRRRIQPAPRPADAPGSLGFGRGFFREPLGLGVVTGGVNMGQLVLILLALRDVPGTIVFPAQSAGSALLTIAAGYLLWHERHSRGTLAGAGLAAVGLVLVSI, from the coding sequence ATGTCGTTCCGTCCGTCTCACAAGGGGTTTGCCACCCGCGGAGCCGCAGCCGACCATGCCGCGAACGCCATGGGCTTTCTCGTTGCACACATTCTATTCGTGGTGGGCTTTGCGCTCGCCCTGCGCCGGGCGCAGACCCGCGGCTACGACTTCTTCCTCATGACCGGGACGAACTACGCCACCGGTCTGGTCATCGGCGTCGCGTGGCTGGCCGTCGCCGGAACCGCGACGGTGGACGCCCCGACCGTGCTGCTGGGAATCGTGCAGGGCGCGCGCTTCTCGCTGGCCGTCGTGGCCATCTATTTGCTGCTGGTGCGCACAGGCGTCGGCATCACCTTCGTGCTGCTGCGCATGTCCGTCATCGTGCCCACCGTGGCCTCGATCGTGTGGTTCGGCGAACGGCCCGACCCACCGACGGTGGTCGGCATTGCGCTGCTGCTCGCCGCGCTGCCGTTGCTCACGCGCAGCGGCCGCAGCGAGGACGCCCGGCTGCGCGTGTGGTGGTATTGGCCGGTGGTCATCGGCACGCTCAGCGTGACCGGCGCCGGCCTCATCGCCGCCAAAGCGTTCGTCGAGGTCGCCCCCATCGAAAACTTGCCGCTTTACGCCACCTCGACATTCGCGGCGGCCACCGCCATCGCGCTGGCGACCTACCTCATGCGGCGGCGCATCCAGCCGGCGCCTCGCCCGGCCGACGCGCCAGGTTCACTTGGCTTCGGGCGCGGGTTCTTCCGCGAACCGCTGGGCCTCGGAGTCGTGACCGGCGGCGTCAACATGGGCCAGCTGGTGCTCATTCTGCTGGCGCTGCGGGACGTGCCGGGCACGATCGTCTTTCCGGCCCAGAGCGCCGGATCCGCGCTGCTCACCATCGCCGCGGGCTACCTGCTCTGGCACGAGCGCCACAGCCGCGGGACGCTGGCGGGAGCCGGCTTGGCCGCGGTTGGGCTGGTGCTCGTCAGCATCTGA
- a CDS encoding PIN domain-containing protein, with translation MSVAYVDTSALIAVAFDDRSGSAIAGRLDACSRLLASNLLEAELRAVFARERLDFATNLVAGIDWVLPDRPLGPEMAAVLESGHLRGADLWHIAMALYAAPDPGQIAFVTRDEQQQAAAAELGFQV, from the coding sequence GTGAGCGTCGCCTACGTCGATACGTCCGCGCTGATCGCCGTCGCCTTCGATGATCGGTCCGGATCGGCGATCGCCGGACGCCTCGATGCGTGCTCGCGCCTGCTCGCCTCGAATCTGCTCGAGGCCGAGTTGCGCGCCGTGTTTGCGCGCGAGCGCCTGGACTTCGCGACCAACCTCGTCGCCGGCATCGACTGGGTCCTGCCCGACCGGCCCTTGGGTCCCGAGATGGCGGCCGTTCTCGAATCCGGCCATCTACGCGGCGCCGACCTGTGGCACATCGCGATGGCCCTCTACGCCGCGCCGGATCCCGGCCAGATCGCATTCGTCACGCGCGACGAGCAACAGCAGGCAGCCGCCGCGGAGCTCGGCTTCCAGGTGTAA
- a CDS encoding type II toxin-antitoxin system HicA family toxin, whose amino-acid sequence MARLPVISGDEFVKAVARIGFTRDRTQGSHMILIGPAGRRLSVPRHRELGRGLLRALIRDAGLTREEFLGLLR is encoded by the coding sequence GTGGCGCGCCTGCCCGTTATTTCGGGTGACGAGTTCGTCAAGGCCGTGGCTCGGATTGGATTCACGCGCGATCGCACGCAGGGCAGCCACATGATCCTGATCGGACCGGCGGGCCGCAGGCTCTCGGTACCCCGACACCGCGAGCTTGGCCGTGGACTGCTGCGGGCGCTGATCCGCGACGCCGGCCTGACCCGCGAGGAGTTCCTGGGGCTTCTGCGTTAG
- the dgoD gene encoding galactonate dehydratase: protein MKISKLQCDFIWTGSRNWLIVRVHTDAGITGIGEAFPIGPDRAIAETVDYFQSWIGGWDPFDIERVWHELYAGSRFPTGSIITSAISGIDQALWDIKGRALGVPVYELLGGKVRDRIRVYQSPEGETPAALADDARRLVERYGFTALKIGPFAAAADAWPWSRQVDSAEERLAAVRDAVGPDIDIGVDPHAKIFEPVRALEMAERLKPYRPMFFEEPVRPENFEALAKLTAKSPIPIATGEAVFTKFQFRDLLATGAADIIQPDVAATGGLTEMKKIAAMAEAHYVSVAPHNPLGPLATTSNVHFAATAPNFLILEYHADDVGLRAEILHEPLKLEDGYVVLPDAPGLGVELNEEVFEKYPYRPWRRGRPTKADGMLAFI, encoded by the coding sequence ATGAAGATCTCCAAGCTGCAATGCGATTTCATCTGGACGGGTTCCCGCAACTGGCTCATCGTGCGCGTGCACACCGACGCGGGCATCACCGGCATCGGCGAGGCGTTTCCGATCGGACCCGACCGCGCCATTGCCGAGACAGTCGATTACTTCCAATCGTGGATCGGAGGCTGGGATCCGTTCGACATCGAGCGCGTCTGGCACGAGCTCTACGCCGGCAGCCGCTTTCCCACCGGCTCGATCATCACGTCGGCCATCAGCGGCATCGACCAGGCGCTGTGGGACATCAAGGGCCGGGCGCTCGGCGTGCCGGTCTACGAGCTGCTCGGGGGCAAGGTGCGCGACCGCATCCGCGTCTACCAGTCGCCCGAGGGCGAGACGCCCGCCGCGCTTGCGGACGACGCTCGCCGCCTGGTCGAGCGCTATGGCTTCACCGCGCTCAAGATCGGCCCCTTCGCCGCGGCCGCCGACGCCTGGCCGTGGAGCCGGCAGGTCGATAGCGCCGAGGAAAGACTGGCGGCCGTGCGCGACGCGGTCGGTCCCGACATCGACATCGGCGTCGATCCCCACGCCAAGATCTTCGAGCCCGTGCGCGCGCTGGAGATGGCCGAGCGACTGAAGCCTTATCGTCCGATGTTCTTCGAGGAACCGGTGCGGCCCGAGAACTTCGAGGCCCTGGCCAAGCTCACCGCCAAGAGTCCCATCCCCATCGCCACCGGCGAGGCGGTGTTCACCAAGTTCCAGTTCCGCGACCTGCTGGCGACGGGCGCCGCCGACATCATCCAGCCCGACGTGGCCGCCACGGGCGGGCTGACGGAGATGAAGAAGATCGCGGCCATGGCCGAGGCGCACTACGTCAGCGTCGCGCCGCACAACCCGCTGGGACCGCTGGCGACGACGTCCAACGTGCACTTCGCCGCCACCGCGCCCAACTTCCTCATCCTCGAGTATCACGCCGACGACGTGGGCCTGCGGGCCGAAATCCTGCACGAGCCGCTGAAGCTGGAGGACGGCTACGTAGTGCTGCCCGACGCGCCGGGACTGGGCGTCGAGTTGAACGAGGAGGTGTTCGAGAAATACCCCTACCGCCCCTGGCGCCGCGGCCGCCCCACCAAGGCGGACGGGATGTTGGCGTTCATCTAG